In Zingiber officinale cultivar Zhangliang chromosome 6A, Zo_v1.1, whole genome shotgun sequence, a single genomic region encodes these proteins:
- the LOC121998437 gene encoding junctophilin-1-like, which yields MESQKGKLTRTHSSILRSPTVRSSIHSLSSIAADDEEEKPHRPHRRPPFRRNPPTHALLLTLPFALIFLLFLYLRNDCPLFANVLLFSSLFTAASLAARRFDLFRRGATAVRRVSSVEWSIGGVERKEKRAGRRIVREGVEFYSNGDFYEGEFHKGQCNGSGVYNFFGKGRYEGDWVDGKYDGYGIESWARGSRYRGQYRQGLRNGYGVYKFYSGDSYAGEWVSGQSHGVGAQTCSDGSCYFGEFKCGVKHGLGYYHFRNGDKYAGEYFADKIHGFGVYHFANGHCYGGSWHEGKKQGLGMYTFRSGDTRCGDWDAGVLKTPLAPSDPTVEFVVQAARKAAENSTLVPRVDSQVNKAVAAANRAATAARVTAIKAVQNRIDGRFCDTHV from the exons ATGGAGTCGCAGAAGGGTAAGCTCACCCGTACGCACTCCTCCATCCTCCGGTCTCCCACCGTCCGATCCTCCATCCACAGCCTCTCCTCCATCGCCGCCGATGACGAGGAGGAGAAACCCCATCGCCCTCACCGCCGCCCGCCCTTCCGCCGCAACCCCCCGACGCATGCCCTCCTCCTCACGCTTCCCTTCgccctcatcttcctcctcttcctctaccTCCGCAATGATTGCCCCCTCTTCGCCAAcgtcctcctcttctcctccctcttTACCGCCGCTTCCCTTGCCGCCCGCCGCTTTGATCTCTTCCGTCGTGGAGCCACCGCGGTGCGCCGGGTCTCGTCCGTCGAATGGTCCATCGGCGGCGTGGAGAGGAAGGAGAAGCGGGCCGGAAGGCGGATCGTCCGCGAGGGGGTCGAGTTCTACAGCAATGGGGATTTCTACGAGGGCGAATTCCACAAGGGACAATGCAACGGAAGCGGTGTCTACAACTTCTTCGGCAAGGGGCGATACGAGGGCGACTGGGTCGACGGGAAGTACGACGGATACGGGATCGAGAGCTGGGCGAGAGGGAGCCGCTACCGAGGGCAGTACCGGCAGGGATTGCGGAACGGGTACGGTGTGTATAAATTCTACAGCGGTGATAGCTACGCGGGTGAGTGGGTCAGCGGGCAGAGCCACGGAGTCGGGGCGCAGACGTGCTCCGACGGGAGTTGCTACTTCGGGGAGTTCAAATGCGGGGTCAAGCATGGCCTGGGTTACTATCATTTCAG GAATGGTGACAAGTATGCTGGGGAGTACTTCGCTGACAAGATCCATGGCTTTGGTGTTTATCATTTTGCCAACGGCCATTGCTATGGAGGATCATGGCACGAAGGCAAGAAGCAAGGTCTCGGAATGTACACTTTTCGAAGTGGAGACACGAGGTGTGGAGACTGGGACGCTGGAGTTCTAAAGACTCCCCTTGCTCCATCAGATCCTACCGTTGAGTTTGTTGTTCAG GCTGCTCGGAAGGCTGCAGAAAACTCAACGCTGGTTCCGAGGGTAGATTCACAAGTAAACAAAGCAGTTGCAGCGGCAAATAGAGCAGCCACTGCTGCTCGTGTCACTGCAATAAAAGCCGTACAGAATCGGATCGATGGCAGGTTTTGCGACACCCATGTTTAA